A single genomic interval of uncultured Pseudodesulfovibrio sp. harbors:
- the proX gene encoding glycine betaine/L-proline ABC transporter substrate-binding protein ProX translates to MKLMKLTLAAICAVLIASSALAMDMKPGKGVTLKPARATWNTGFFQEALVRRGLEELGYTVKKPKDLQNPIAYKSIYLGDIDYWCNGNFPLHDAQLPKNFEKRGVILDPIIKAGGMQGYLVSKKEVEKFGIKSLDDFKRPEVKKAFDLNGDGKADLTACPPGWGCEKVIARHMEVYDLADHIKPIKASYEAGMASALGAYKSGKPIFFYTWTPNWTVFKVKPGKDVMWINVPAEGDTEAAVSGIEGAVSDPLRPGFVVYDITVVANKKFLEKNTAAAAFLKSFRLTIGDVSAQNTRMNAGEKSDKDIAKHVDEWIAKHQDKWNGWLDAARKAAK, encoded by the coding sequence ATGAAACTGATGAAGTTGACGCTCGCCGCAATCTGTGCGGTTCTGATCGCGTCCTCCGCTCTGGCTATGGATATGAAACCGGGCAAGGGCGTGACCCTGAAGCCTGCACGCGCTACCTGGAATACCGGCTTTTTCCAGGAAGCTCTGGTCCGCCGGGGACTGGAAGAACTGGGCTACACCGTGAAGAAGCCCAAGGATCTGCAAAACCCCATCGCCTACAAGTCCATTTATCTTGGCGACATCGACTACTGGTGCAACGGCAACTTCCCGCTGCATGATGCCCAGCTGCCCAAGAACTTCGAAAAGCGGGGCGTGATTCTCGATCCGATCATCAAGGCTGGCGGCATGCAGGGGTACCTCGTGTCCAAGAAGGAAGTCGAAAAGTTCGGCATCAAGTCCCTTGATGATTTCAAGCGTCCCGAAGTCAAGAAGGCGTTTGACCTGAACGGCGACGGCAAGGCCGATCTCACTGCCTGCCCTCCGGGCTGGGGTTGTGAAAAGGTTATCGCCAGACATATGGAAGTGTATGACCTTGCCGATCACATCAAGCCGATCAAGGCCTCTTATGAAGCAGGCATGGCATCCGCTCTCGGAGCCTACAAATCCGGCAAGCCGATCTTCTTCTATACCTGGACCCCCAACTGGACAGTATTCAAGGTCAAACCGGGCAAGGACGTGATGTGGATCAACGTACCTGCCGAGGGTGACACCGAAGCTGCTGTCTCCGGCATCGAAGGCGCGGTCTCCGATCCCCTGCGTCCCGGTTTCGTGGTGTATGACATCACCGTCGTGGCCAACAAGAAGTTCCTTGAGAAGAACACGGCAGCCGCTGCCTTCCTGAAGAGCTTCAGGCTTACCATCGGCGACGTCAGCGCCCAGAACACCCGCATGAATGCAGGTGAAAAGTCCGACAAGGACATCGCCAAGCATGTGGACGAATGGATCGCCAAGCATCAGGACAAGTGGAACGGCTGGCTCGACGCAGCCCGCAAGGCCGCCAAGTAG